The genomic segment ACCGCGCGAAAAAGACTTTCGCCCCCCATTCCGTCGTGATCGTGCGCGTATTTTACACAGCGCGGCGTTTCGTTGTTTGCAAGCAAAAACACAAATTCATGCTGTTGGTGAGAATGATTTCTTCCGTACTCGTTTAACCCATTCTTTAGAAGTAGCACAAATTGGTAGCAGTTTAACCGCACAACTCAAATTTACAGAAAGTTTCACCGCACTTGGTGCACAATTAGGGACTGATAAACAAGACTTACAGCGTCAGCTAAAACCTTTATTGCCAAGTTCTGACTTAATTGAAGCACTCTGTTTTGCGCATGATATTGGGCATCCCCCTTTTGGACATGGTGGTGAAACAGCCTTGAATTGTATGATGTGTGAGAGCGGTGGTTTTGAAGGTAATGCGCAAACTTTTCGTATTATTACTAAACTTGAACCTTATACACCCAATGCGGGGATGAATTTAACGCGGCGTACGATTTTAGGGTTGGTGAAATATCCTGCGATTTTAGATGAAGCATCGCCACAATATGCTGAGTTGCAATTGCCAGCACATACCGATTCGCACACTTTACGTAAAGTAGATTGGCGTCCGAGTAAAGGTTTATATCGTGATGATTTACCCATGATGGATTGGCTACTTGCACCATTAAGTCAAGCAGATCGTGAATTATTCACATCTTTCTCAAAAGTGCGGTCAACATCAAACGAGTTTTTGAAAACTCGTTATAAATCGTTAGATTGCAGCATTATGGAACTTGCTGATGATATTGCCTATGGCGTACATGATTTAGAAGACGCCATTGTAGTGGGGATGATTACACCTAATTTATGGCAAGTCGCGTATGATGAATTAAAAAAATGTTCGTCGGATTGGATGAGAAACAATGTTGATCAGCTGACAGCAAAATTATTCTCCGATTACCATTATGAGCGCAAAAATGCGATTGGCGCATTGGTAAATTATTTTATTACACATGTACGCTGGAAATTGACAAATACGTTTAATGAGCCATTACTACGTTATAACGCAGAGTTGCCGGATGATGTTATTTGTGTCTTAAATATTCTAAAAACTTTTGTGTTCAAATACGTGATCCGCGATGTGGAAACGCAACGTATTGAATATAAAGGACAACGAATTTTGACAGAGATGTTTCAAATTTTTGATAGTGATCCAACGCGTTTATTACCACGTAATACTGCTAATCGTTGGATTAATGCAACGGAACAAAATAAAAAACGGGTGATCTGTGATTATATGGCAGGAATGTCAGACGCTTATGCTTTAAAGGTTTATAAGCAGTTGTCTTAAAACATAATGTAAGTGGGAGGATGTTTGATAGGCGTAAAACGCTCCCAACCTATAAAGTCACGGATTGTAACCAGTCTTCAAAATATTCAAATTCAAATTTAAATCCCATTTCTATTAGTTTTTGGGGTTTTACTTTTTGGCTATCTAAAAGCAAGCAAGCGCGTTCACCTAAAATGACTTTTAGTAACAACGCTGGCATTGTCATAAAGTGCGGTCGATTTAAATGTGATCCTAAAATTCGGTTAAATTCCATATTGCGTATTGGATTTGGGGAACAGATATTAAAAGGCCCATCGCATTGCGCGTTTTTGAATAAAAAATCGATAGCATTTATCATATCGCTCAACGCAATCCAAGTCATAAATTGTCTGCCATTGCCCAGTTTTCCGCCTAAACCATAGCGATAGAATGGTAATATTCGAGCAAATGCACCACCTGAA from the [Actinobacillus] rossii genome contains:
- the dgt gene encoding deoxyguanosinetriphosphate triphosphohydrolase-like protein, whose translation is MTLSIYSQTINTQWLDRFLPDQPREKDFRPPFRRDRARILHSAAFRCLQAKTQIHAVGENDFFRTRLTHSLEVAQIGSSLTAQLKFTESFTALGAQLGTDKQDLQRQLKPLLPSSDLIEALCFAHDIGHPPFGHGGETALNCMMCESGGFEGNAQTFRIITKLEPYTPNAGMNLTRRTILGLVKYPAILDEASPQYAELQLPAHTDSHTLRKVDWRPSKGLYRDDLPMMDWLLAPLSQADRELFTSFSKVRSTSNEFLKTRYKSLDCSIMELADDIAYGVHDLEDAIVVGMITPNLWQVAYDELKKCSSDWMRNNVDQLTAKLFSDYHYERKNAIGALVNYFITHVRWKLTNTFNEPLLRYNAELPDDVICVLNILKTFVFKYVIRDVETQRIEYKGQRILTEMFQIFDSDPTRLLPRNTANRWINATEQNKKRVICDYMAGMSDAYALKVYKQLS